One genomic window of Manihot esculenta cultivar AM560-2 chromosome 16, M.esculenta_v8, whole genome shotgun sequence includes the following:
- the LOC110603589 gene encoding lysine-specific demethylase JMJ25 isoform X2, which translates to MLRMAAVIGKQERFNRDNDQNIRRMEKARNISWVSPKRRVHKTHKQRSVEKIWKQEHEHHDVEWTPPTRAKNSSKKVKLTPEVENFKGNGIPKKRRSALNRRSSLVIVDSESDSEDEVLEELCIIKMKERKRARNSSSEIIKRNTKDITAENVGFANASLHTSSSSLTSSSTLSDSAMKSDGSSNSKCAKTNLKAKTEARPKCHQCMKIERKIVVPCQKCKSKMYCVQCIKQWYPKLTEEEVAEQCPCCRRNCNCNFCLHSSGLIKTSKRDITVRQKVQHLHYLIRALLPFLEQLCEEQTREIQIEASILGSSPEIAENFCNNDERVFCNHCATSIVDLHRSCPKCAYELCLNCCQEIRAESLSSRAEIKYEYLNRGSEYMHGGDPLPCVFENPEDQGDPPLVMWNANDDGSIYCAPKAMGGCGDCILELKRILPMGWISKLKKKAGDLVGLGTESTSLICNHSGVGRNMLRRAASREGSKDNFLYCPAMSDVQEDEELFRFQKHWVKGEPVIVRGALEATTHLSWEPMVMWRALCENVDPETSAKLSEVKAIDCLAVCEVEINTRSFFKGYTEGRRYKNFWPEMLKLKDWPPSDKFEDLLPRHCDEFISALPFQEYSDPKAGILNLAVKFPPSLLKPDMGPKTYIAYGTREELGRGDSVTKLHCDMSDAVNILTHTAEVALSEEQHTAIQQLQRKHLAQDEKERLVQERHPTEQLGDSSGSRKAVDLSNIAELERHPSNVSEELDIFHDQLSGATLPCLLTEGETDETSGALWDIFRREDVFKLEEYLRKHSMEFRHTFCSPVQQVVHPIHDQCFYLTSEHKKKLKEEFGIEPWTFEQRVGEAVFIPAGCPHQVRNLKSCTKVAVDFVSPENVEECLRLTEEFRQLPKNHKAREDKLEIKKMIIYAIDEAVKGLKELI; encoded by the exons ATGT TGAGGATGGCGGCAGTGATTGGTAAGCAAGAACGGTTCAACCGCGATAATGATCAGAATATCAGGAGAATGGAAAAAGCCCGCAATATTTCCTGGGTATCACCCAAGAGACGTGTTCACAAAACCCATAAACAAAGAAGTGTTGAGAAAATATGGAAACAAGAACACGAACATCATGATGTTGAATGGACACCGCCAACAAGAGCAAAAAATTCATCTAAGAAAGTGAAATTGACGCCTGAAGTTGAAAACTTTAAGGGCAATGGAATTCCGAAGAAGCGGCGGAGTGCCTTAAATAGGAGAAGTAGTCTTGTAATTGTAGATTCAGAGAGTGATTCAGAAGATGAAGTTTTAGAGGAATTGTGTATTATAAAGATGAAAGAGCGCAAAAGAGCTAGGAATTCAAGTAGTGAGATAATCAAAAGAAACACCAAGGATATAACAGCGGAAAATGTAGGTTTTGCAAATGCTTCTTTGCACACTTCATCCTCTTCATTAACGTCTTCTTCTACCTTATCTGATTCAGCTATGAAGAGTGATGGCAGTAGCAACAGTAAATGTGCAAAAACAAACTTGAAG GCCAAAACAGAAGCTCGTCCAAAGTGTCATCAGTGCatgaaaattgaaagaaaaattgTCGTCCCATGCCAGAAGTGTAAAAGCAAAATGTATTGTGTCCAATGTATCAAGCAATG GTATCCAAAGTTgacagaagaagaagttgcagaacaATGTCCCTGCTGCCGTAGAAATTGCAACTGCAATTTTTGTTTGCACTCCAGTGGTTTGATTAAG ACATCAAAAAGGGACATCACTGTCAGGCAAAAGGTTCAGCATCTACACTATTTGATAAGGGCACTGCTTCCATTTCTTGAACAACTCTGTGAAGAACAAACTAGAGAGATACAGATTGAGGCTAGCATTCTAG GTTCCTCCCCTGAGATAGCCGAGAATTTCTGTAATAATGATGAGCGTGTCTTTTG CAACCATTGTGCAACTTCCATTGTTGACCTCCACCGCAGCTGTCCAAAGTGTGCTTATGAACTGTGTCTCAATTGTTGTCAAGAAATTCGTGCAGAAAGTTTGTCAAGTCGTGCTGAGATTAAGTATGAATATTTAAACCGAGGCTCTGAATATATGCATGGTGGAGATCCACTGCCTTGTGTTTTTGAGAATCCTGAAGATCAAGGTGACCCACCACTTGTGATGTGGAATGCCAATGACGATGGAAGTATTTATTGTGCCCCAAAAGCAATGGGCGGTTGTGGTGATTGTATATTGGAACTAAAGCGTATCCTTCCAATGGGATGGATTTCAAAGTTGAAAAAGAAGGCAGGAGATTTAGTAGGGCTTGGTACCGAAAGCACAAGTTTGATTTGCAACCATTCTGGAGTAGGGAGAAATATGTTGCGGAGAGCAGCTTCTAGAGAAGGATCAAAGGACAATTTCTTATATTGTCCTGCTATGAGTGACGTTCAAGAGGATGAAGAGCTCTTTCGCTTCCAAAAGCATTGGGTTAAAGGCGAACCTGTTATTGTTCGTGGTGCACTCGAGGCTACAACTCATTTGAGCTGGGAACCAATGGTCATGTGGCGCGCATTATGCGAAAATGTGGACCCAGAGACAAGTGCTAAGTTGTCTGAAGTGAAGGCCATTGATTGCCTGGCTGTTTGTGAG GTGGAAATTAATACTCGTAGTTTTTTCAAGGGCTATACAGAAGGTAGAAGATATAAGAACTTTTGGCCTGAGATGCTGAAGTTGAAGGATTGGCCCCCATCTGATAAGTTCGAAGACCTTTTGCCGCGCCACTGTGATGAGTTTATCAGCGCATTGCCTTTTCAAGAATATAGTGATCCCAAGGCTGGTATCCTTAACCTTGCTGTGAAATTTCCACCTAGTCTACTCAAACCAGATATGGGTCCAAAAACTTATATTGCTTATGGAACAAGAGAAGAGCTTGGTAGAGGGGACTCTGTAACCAAACTTCATTGTGATATGTCAGATGCG GTGAATATTTTGACGCACACTGCAGAGGTAGCTTTAAGTGAAGAGCAGCACACTGCCATACAGCAGCTCCAAAGGAAACATTTGGCACAGGATGAGAAAGAGCGACTCGTGCAAGAAAGGCACCCCACTGAGCAACTCGGTGACTCTAGTGGTAGCCGGAAAGCTGTGGATTTATCAAATATTGCTGAGCTAGAAAGGCACCCCTCCAACGTTAGTGAAGAACTTGACATTTTCCATGATCAGCTAAGTGGTGCTACACTCCCTTGTTTGCTCACTGAAGGTGAAACAGATGAGACGTCTGGTGCATTGTGGGATATTTTTAGGAGGGAAGATGTTTTCAAGTTAGAAGAATATCTGAGAAAGCACTCCATGGAATTCAGGCACACTTTTTGTTCCCCAGTGCAACAG GTCGTCCATCCTATTCATGACCAGTGCTTTTACTTAACATCAGAGCATAAAAAGAAGTtgaaggaggaatttg GAATTGAACCTTGGACATTTGAACAAAGAGTAGGAGAGGCCGTATTTATTCCTGCTGGTTGCCCGCACCAAGTTAGAAATCTCAAG TCATGTACAAAAGTGGCTGTAGATTTTGTCTCCCCTGAAAATGTGGAGGAGTGCCTTCGCTTAACCGAGGAGTTCAGACAGCTTCCAAAGAACCACAAGGCTAGAGAAGACAAACTTGAG ATCAAGAAAATGATAATCTATGCAATTGATGAAGCAGTTAAAGGTTTAAAAGAGCTAATATAA
- the LOC110603589 gene encoding lysine-specific demethylase JMJ25 isoform X1 produces the protein MLRMAAVIGKQERFNRDNDQNIRRMEKARNISWVSPKRRVHKTHKQRSVEKIWKQEHEHHDVEWTPPTRAKNSSKKVKLTPEVENFKGNGIPKKRRSALNRRSSLVIVDSESDSEDEVLEELCIIKMKERKRARNSSSEIIKRNTKDITAENVGFANASLHTSSSSLTSSSTLSDSAMKSDGSSNSKCAKTNLKQAKTEARPKCHQCMKIERKIVVPCQKCKSKMYCVQCIKQWYPKLTEEEVAEQCPCCRRNCNCNFCLHSSGLIKTSKRDITVRQKVQHLHYLIRALLPFLEQLCEEQTREIQIEASILGSSPEIAENFCNNDERVFCNHCATSIVDLHRSCPKCAYELCLNCCQEIRAESLSSRAEIKYEYLNRGSEYMHGGDPLPCVFENPEDQGDPPLVMWNANDDGSIYCAPKAMGGCGDCILELKRILPMGWISKLKKKAGDLVGLGTESTSLICNHSGVGRNMLRRAASREGSKDNFLYCPAMSDVQEDEELFRFQKHWVKGEPVIVRGALEATTHLSWEPMVMWRALCENVDPETSAKLSEVKAIDCLAVCEVEINTRSFFKGYTEGRRYKNFWPEMLKLKDWPPSDKFEDLLPRHCDEFISALPFQEYSDPKAGILNLAVKFPPSLLKPDMGPKTYIAYGTREELGRGDSVTKLHCDMSDAVNILTHTAEVALSEEQHTAIQQLQRKHLAQDEKERLVQERHPTEQLGDSSGSRKAVDLSNIAELERHPSNVSEELDIFHDQLSGATLPCLLTEGETDETSGALWDIFRREDVFKLEEYLRKHSMEFRHTFCSPVQQVVHPIHDQCFYLTSEHKKKLKEEFGIEPWTFEQRVGEAVFIPAGCPHQVRNLKSCTKVAVDFVSPENVEECLRLTEEFRQLPKNHKAREDKLEIKKMIIYAIDEAVKGLKELI, from the exons ATGT TGAGGATGGCGGCAGTGATTGGTAAGCAAGAACGGTTCAACCGCGATAATGATCAGAATATCAGGAGAATGGAAAAAGCCCGCAATATTTCCTGGGTATCACCCAAGAGACGTGTTCACAAAACCCATAAACAAAGAAGTGTTGAGAAAATATGGAAACAAGAACACGAACATCATGATGTTGAATGGACACCGCCAACAAGAGCAAAAAATTCATCTAAGAAAGTGAAATTGACGCCTGAAGTTGAAAACTTTAAGGGCAATGGAATTCCGAAGAAGCGGCGGAGTGCCTTAAATAGGAGAAGTAGTCTTGTAATTGTAGATTCAGAGAGTGATTCAGAAGATGAAGTTTTAGAGGAATTGTGTATTATAAAGATGAAAGAGCGCAAAAGAGCTAGGAATTCAAGTAGTGAGATAATCAAAAGAAACACCAAGGATATAACAGCGGAAAATGTAGGTTTTGCAAATGCTTCTTTGCACACTTCATCCTCTTCATTAACGTCTTCTTCTACCTTATCTGATTCAGCTATGAAGAGTGATGGCAGTAGCAACAGTAAATGTGCAAAAACAAACTTGAAG CAGGCCAAAACAGAAGCTCGTCCAAAGTGTCATCAGTGCatgaaaattgaaagaaaaattgTCGTCCCATGCCAGAAGTGTAAAAGCAAAATGTATTGTGTCCAATGTATCAAGCAATG GTATCCAAAGTTgacagaagaagaagttgcagaacaATGTCCCTGCTGCCGTAGAAATTGCAACTGCAATTTTTGTTTGCACTCCAGTGGTTTGATTAAG ACATCAAAAAGGGACATCACTGTCAGGCAAAAGGTTCAGCATCTACACTATTTGATAAGGGCACTGCTTCCATTTCTTGAACAACTCTGTGAAGAACAAACTAGAGAGATACAGATTGAGGCTAGCATTCTAG GTTCCTCCCCTGAGATAGCCGAGAATTTCTGTAATAATGATGAGCGTGTCTTTTG CAACCATTGTGCAACTTCCATTGTTGACCTCCACCGCAGCTGTCCAAAGTGTGCTTATGAACTGTGTCTCAATTGTTGTCAAGAAATTCGTGCAGAAAGTTTGTCAAGTCGTGCTGAGATTAAGTATGAATATTTAAACCGAGGCTCTGAATATATGCATGGTGGAGATCCACTGCCTTGTGTTTTTGAGAATCCTGAAGATCAAGGTGACCCACCACTTGTGATGTGGAATGCCAATGACGATGGAAGTATTTATTGTGCCCCAAAAGCAATGGGCGGTTGTGGTGATTGTATATTGGAACTAAAGCGTATCCTTCCAATGGGATGGATTTCAAAGTTGAAAAAGAAGGCAGGAGATTTAGTAGGGCTTGGTACCGAAAGCACAAGTTTGATTTGCAACCATTCTGGAGTAGGGAGAAATATGTTGCGGAGAGCAGCTTCTAGAGAAGGATCAAAGGACAATTTCTTATATTGTCCTGCTATGAGTGACGTTCAAGAGGATGAAGAGCTCTTTCGCTTCCAAAAGCATTGGGTTAAAGGCGAACCTGTTATTGTTCGTGGTGCACTCGAGGCTACAACTCATTTGAGCTGGGAACCAATGGTCATGTGGCGCGCATTATGCGAAAATGTGGACCCAGAGACAAGTGCTAAGTTGTCTGAAGTGAAGGCCATTGATTGCCTGGCTGTTTGTGAG GTGGAAATTAATACTCGTAGTTTTTTCAAGGGCTATACAGAAGGTAGAAGATATAAGAACTTTTGGCCTGAGATGCTGAAGTTGAAGGATTGGCCCCCATCTGATAAGTTCGAAGACCTTTTGCCGCGCCACTGTGATGAGTTTATCAGCGCATTGCCTTTTCAAGAATATAGTGATCCCAAGGCTGGTATCCTTAACCTTGCTGTGAAATTTCCACCTAGTCTACTCAAACCAGATATGGGTCCAAAAACTTATATTGCTTATGGAACAAGAGAAGAGCTTGGTAGAGGGGACTCTGTAACCAAACTTCATTGTGATATGTCAGATGCG GTGAATATTTTGACGCACACTGCAGAGGTAGCTTTAAGTGAAGAGCAGCACACTGCCATACAGCAGCTCCAAAGGAAACATTTGGCACAGGATGAGAAAGAGCGACTCGTGCAAGAAAGGCACCCCACTGAGCAACTCGGTGACTCTAGTGGTAGCCGGAAAGCTGTGGATTTATCAAATATTGCTGAGCTAGAAAGGCACCCCTCCAACGTTAGTGAAGAACTTGACATTTTCCATGATCAGCTAAGTGGTGCTACACTCCCTTGTTTGCTCACTGAAGGTGAAACAGATGAGACGTCTGGTGCATTGTGGGATATTTTTAGGAGGGAAGATGTTTTCAAGTTAGAAGAATATCTGAGAAAGCACTCCATGGAATTCAGGCACACTTTTTGTTCCCCAGTGCAACAG GTCGTCCATCCTATTCATGACCAGTGCTTTTACTTAACATCAGAGCATAAAAAGAAGTtgaaggaggaatttg GAATTGAACCTTGGACATTTGAACAAAGAGTAGGAGAGGCCGTATTTATTCCTGCTGGTTGCCCGCACCAAGTTAGAAATCTCAAG TCATGTACAAAAGTGGCTGTAGATTTTGTCTCCCCTGAAAATGTGGAGGAGTGCCTTCGCTTAACCGAGGAGTTCAGACAGCTTCCAAAGAACCACAAGGCTAGAGAAGACAAACTTGAG ATCAAGAAAATGATAATCTATGCAATTGATGAAGCAGTTAAAGGTTTAAAAGAGCTAATATAA
- the LOC110603589 gene encoding lysine-specific demethylase JMJ25 isoform X3: MRMAAVIGKQERFNRDNDQNIRRMEKARNISWVSPKRRVHKTHKQRSVEKIWKQEHEHHDVEWTPPTRAKNSSKKVKLTPEVENFKGNGIPKKRRSALNRRSSLVIVDSESDSEDEVLEELCIIKMKERKRARNSSSEIIKRNTKDITAENVGFANASLHTSSSSLTSSSTLSDSAMKSDGSSNSKCAKTNLKQAKTEARPKCHQCMKIERKIVVPCQKCKSKMYCVQCIKQWYPKLTEEEVAEQCPCCRRNCNCNFCLHSSGLIKTSKRDITVRQKVQHLHYLIRALLPFLEQLCEEQTREIQIEASILGSSPEIAENFCNNDERVFCNHCATSIVDLHRSCPKCAYELCLNCCQEIRAESLSSRAEIKYEYLNRGSEYMHGGDPLPCVFENPEDQGDPPLVMWNANDDGSIYCAPKAMGGCGDCILELKRILPMGWISKLKKKAGDLVGLGTESTSLICNHSGVGRNMLRRAASREGSKDNFLYCPAMSDVQEDEELFRFQKHWVKGEPVIVRGALEATTHLSWEPMVMWRALCENVDPETSAKLSEVKAIDCLAVCEVEINTRSFFKGYTEGRRYKNFWPEMLKLKDWPPSDKFEDLLPRHCDEFISALPFQEYSDPKAGILNLAVKFPPSLLKPDMGPKTYIAYGTREELGRGDSVTKLHCDMSDAVNILTHTAEVALSEEQHTAIQQLQRKHLAQDEKERLVQERHPTEQLGDSSGSRKAVDLSNIAELERHPSNVSEELDIFHDQLSGATLPCLLTEGETDETSGALWDIFRREDVFKLEEYLRKHSMEFRHTFCSPVQQVVHPIHDQCFYLTSEHKKKLKEEFGIEPWTFEQRVGEAVFIPAGCPHQVRNLKSCTKVAVDFVSPENVEECLRLTEEFRQLPKNHKAREDKLEIKKMIIYAIDEAVKGLKELI, from the exons A TGAGGATGGCGGCAGTGATTGGTAAGCAAGAACGGTTCAACCGCGATAATGATCAGAATATCAGGAGAATGGAAAAAGCCCGCAATATTTCCTGGGTATCACCCAAGAGACGTGTTCACAAAACCCATAAACAAAGAAGTGTTGAGAAAATATGGAAACAAGAACACGAACATCATGATGTTGAATGGACACCGCCAACAAGAGCAAAAAATTCATCTAAGAAAGTGAAATTGACGCCTGAAGTTGAAAACTTTAAGGGCAATGGAATTCCGAAGAAGCGGCGGAGTGCCTTAAATAGGAGAAGTAGTCTTGTAATTGTAGATTCAGAGAGTGATTCAGAAGATGAAGTTTTAGAGGAATTGTGTATTATAAAGATGAAAGAGCGCAAAAGAGCTAGGAATTCAAGTAGTGAGATAATCAAAAGAAACACCAAGGATATAACAGCGGAAAATGTAGGTTTTGCAAATGCTTCTTTGCACACTTCATCCTCTTCATTAACGTCTTCTTCTACCTTATCTGATTCAGCTATGAAGAGTGATGGCAGTAGCAACAGTAAATGTGCAAAAACAAACTTGAAG CAGGCCAAAACAGAAGCTCGTCCAAAGTGTCATCAGTGCatgaaaattgaaagaaaaattgTCGTCCCATGCCAGAAGTGTAAAAGCAAAATGTATTGTGTCCAATGTATCAAGCAATG GTATCCAAAGTTgacagaagaagaagttgcagaacaATGTCCCTGCTGCCGTAGAAATTGCAACTGCAATTTTTGTTTGCACTCCAGTGGTTTGATTAAG ACATCAAAAAGGGACATCACTGTCAGGCAAAAGGTTCAGCATCTACACTATTTGATAAGGGCACTGCTTCCATTTCTTGAACAACTCTGTGAAGAACAAACTAGAGAGATACAGATTGAGGCTAGCATTCTAG GTTCCTCCCCTGAGATAGCCGAGAATTTCTGTAATAATGATGAGCGTGTCTTTTG CAACCATTGTGCAACTTCCATTGTTGACCTCCACCGCAGCTGTCCAAAGTGTGCTTATGAACTGTGTCTCAATTGTTGTCAAGAAATTCGTGCAGAAAGTTTGTCAAGTCGTGCTGAGATTAAGTATGAATATTTAAACCGAGGCTCTGAATATATGCATGGTGGAGATCCACTGCCTTGTGTTTTTGAGAATCCTGAAGATCAAGGTGACCCACCACTTGTGATGTGGAATGCCAATGACGATGGAAGTATTTATTGTGCCCCAAAAGCAATGGGCGGTTGTGGTGATTGTATATTGGAACTAAAGCGTATCCTTCCAATGGGATGGATTTCAAAGTTGAAAAAGAAGGCAGGAGATTTAGTAGGGCTTGGTACCGAAAGCACAAGTTTGATTTGCAACCATTCTGGAGTAGGGAGAAATATGTTGCGGAGAGCAGCTTCTAGAGAAGGATCAAAGGACAATTTCTTATATTGTCCTGCTATGAGTGACGTTCAAGAGGATGAAGAGCTCTTTCGCTTCCAAAAGCATTGGGTTAAAGGCGAACCTGTTATTGTTCGTGGTGCACTCGAGGCTACAACTCATTTGAGCTGGGAACCAATGGTCATGTGGCGCGCATTATGCGAAAATGTGGACCCAGAGACAAGTGCTAAGTTGTCTGAAGTGAAGGCCATTGATTGCCTGGCTGTTTGTGAG GTGGAAATTAATACTCGTAGTTTTTTCAAGGGCTATACAGAAGGTAGAAGATATAAGAACTTTTGGCCTGAGATGCTGAAGTTGAAGGATTGGCCCCCATCTGATAAGTTCGAAGACCTTTTGCCGCGCCACTGTGATGAGTTTATCAGCGCATTGCCTTTTCAAGAATATAGTGATCCCAAGGCTGGTATCCTTAACCTTGCTGTGAAATTTCCACCTAGTCTACTCAAACCAGATATGGGTCCAAAAACTTATATTGCTTATGGAACAAGAGAAGAGCTTGGTAGAGGGGACTCTGTAACCAAACTTCATTGTGATATGTCAGATGCG GTGAATATTTTGACGCACACTGCAGAGGTAGCTTTAAGTGAAGAGCAGCACACTGCCATACAGCAGCTCCAAAGGAAACATTTGGCACAGGATGAGAAAGAGCGACTCGTGCAAGAAAGGCACCCCACTGAGCAACTCGGTGACTCTAGTGGTAGCCGGAAAGCTGTGGATTTATCAAATATTGCTGAGCTAGAAAGGCACCCCTCCAACGTTAGTGAAGAACTTGACATTTTCCATGATCAGCTAAGTGGTGCTACACTCCCTTGTTTGCTCACTGAAGGTGAAACAGATGAGACGTCTGGTGCATTGTGGGATATTTTTAGGAGGGAAGATGTTTTCAAGTTAGAAGAATATCTGAGAAAGCACTCCATGGAATTCAGGCACACTTTTTGTTCCCCAGTGCAACAG GTCGTCCATCCTATTCATGACCAGTGCTTTTACTTAACATCAGAGCATAAAAAGAAGTtgaaggaggaatttg GAATTGAACCTTGGACATTTGAACAAAGAGTAGGAGAGGCCGTATTTATTCCTGCTGGTTGCCCGCACCAAGTTAGAAATCTCAAG TCATGTACAAAAGTGGCTGTAGATTTTGTCTCCCCTGAAAATGTGGAGGAGTGCCTTCGCTTAACCGAGGAGTTCAGACAGCTTCCAAAGAACCACAAGGCTAGAGAAGACAAACTTGAG ATCAAGAAAATGATAATCTATGCAATTGATGAAGCAGTTAAAGGTTTAAAAGAGCTAATATAA
- the LOC110603589 gene encoding lysine-specific demethylase JMJ25 isoform X4: protein MAAVIGKQERFNRDNDQNIRRMEKARNISWVSPKRRVHKTHKQRSVEKIWKQEHEHHDVEWTPPTRAKNSSKKVKLTPEVENFKGNGIPKKRRSALNRRSSLVIVDSESDSEDEVLEELCIIKMKERKRARNSSSEIIKRNTKDITAENVGFANASLHTSSSSLTSSSTLSDSAMKSDGSSNSKCAKTNLKQAKTEARPKCHQCMKIERKIVVPCQKCKSKMYCVQCIKQWYPKLTEEEVAEQCPCCRRNCNCNFCLHSSGLIKTSKRDITVRQKVQHLHYLIRALLPFLEQLCEEQTREIQIEASILGSSPEIAENFCNNDERVFCNHCATSIVDLHRSCPKCAYELCLNCCQEIRAESLSSRAEIKYEYLNRGSEYMHGGDPLPCVFENPEDQGDPPLVMWNANDDGSIYCAPKAMGGCGDCILELKRILPMGWISKLKKKAGDLVGLGTESTSLICNHSGVGRNMLRRAASREGSKDNFLYCPAMSDVQEDEELFRFQKHWVKGEPVIVRGALEATTHLSWEPMVMWRALCENVDPETSAKLSEVKAIDCLAVCEVEINTRSFFKGYTEGRRYKNFWPEMLKLKDWPPSDKFEDLLPRHCDEFISALPFQEYSDPKAGILNLAVKFPPSLLKPDMGPKTYIAYGTREELGRGDSVTKLHCDMSDAVNILTHTAEVALSEEQHTAIQQLQRKHLAQDEKERLVQERHPTEQLGDSSGSRKAVDLSNIAELERHPSNVSEELDIFHDQLSGATLPCLLTEGETDETSGALWDIFRREDVFKLEEYLRKHSMEFRHTFCSPVQQVVHPIHDQCFYLTSEHKKKLKEEFGIEPWTFEQRVGEAVFIPAGCPHQVRNLKSCTKVAVDFVSPENVEECLRLTEEFRQLPKNHKAREDKLEIKKMIIYAIDEAVKGLKELI, encoded by the exons ATGGCGGCAGTGATTGGTAAGCAAGAACGGTTCAACCGCGATAATGATCAGAATATCAGGAGAATGGAAAAAGCCCGCAATATTTCCTGGGTATCACCCAAGAGACGTGTTCACAAAACCCATAAACAAAGAAGTGTTGAGAAAATATGGAAACAAGAACACGAACATCATGATGTTGAATGGACACCGCCAACAAGAGCAAAAAATTCATCTAAGAAAGTGAAATTGACGCCTGAAGTTGAAAACTTTAAGGGCAATGGAATTCCGAAGAAGCGGCGGAGTGCCTTAAATAGGAGAAGTAGTCTTGTAATTGTAGATTCAGAGAGTGATTCAGAAGATGAAGTTTTAGAGGAATTGTGTATTATAAAGATGAAAGAGCGCAAAAGAGCTAGGAATTCAAGTAGTGAGATAATCAAAAGAAACACCAAGGATATAACAGCGGAAAATGTAGGTTTTGCAAATGCTTCTTTGCACACTTCATCCTCTTCATTAACGTCTTCTTCTACCTTATCTGATTCAGCTATGAAGAGTGATGGCAGTAGCAACAGTAAATGTGCAAAAACAAACTTGAAG CAGGCCAAAACAGAAGCTCGTCCAAAGTGTCATCAGTGCatgaaaattgaaagaaaaattgTCGTCCCATGCCAGAAGTGTAAAAGCAAAATGTATTGTGTCCAATGTATCAAGCAATG GTATCCAAAGTTgacagaagaagaagttgcagaacaATGTCCCTGCTGCCGTAGAAATTGCAACTGCAATTTTTGTTTGCACTCCAGTGGTTTGATTAAG ACATCAAAAAGGGACATCACTGTCAGGCAAAAGGTTCAGCATCTACACTATTTGATAAGGGCACTGCTTCCATTTCTTGAACAACTCTGTGAAGAACAAACTAGAGAGATACAGATTGAGGCTAGCATTCTAG GTTCCTCCCCTGAGATAGCCGAGAATTTCTGTAATAATGATGAGCGTGTCTTTTG CAACCATTGTGCAACTTCCATTGTTGACCTCCACCGCAGCTGTCCAAAGTGTGCTTATGAACTGTGTCTCAATTGTTGTCAAGAAATTCGTGCAGAAAGTTTGTCAAGTCGTGCTGAGATTAAGTATGAATATTTAAACCGAGGCTCTGAATATATGCATGGTGGAGATCCACTGCCTTGTGTTTTTGAGAATCCTGAAGATCAAGGTGACCCACCACTTGTGATGTGGAATGCCAATGACGATGGAAGTATTTATTGTGCCCCAAAAGCAATGGGCGGTTGTGGTGATTGTATATTGGAACTAAAGCGTATCCTTCCAATGGGATGGATTTCAAAGTTGAAAAAGAAGGCAGGAGATTTAGTAGGGCTTGGTACCGAAAGCACAAGTTTGATTTGCAACCATTCTGGAGTAGGGAGAAATATGTTGCGGAGAGCAGCTTCTAGAGAAGGATCAAAGGACAATTTCTTATATTGTCCTGCTATGAGTGACGTTCAAGAGGATGAAGAGCTCTTTCGCTTCCAAAAGCATTGGGTTAAAGGCGAACCTGTTATTGTTCGTGGTGCACTCGAGGCTACAACTCATTTGAGCTGGGAACCAATGGTCATGTGGCGCGCATTATGCGAAAATGTGGACCCAGAGACAAGTGCTAAGTTGTCTGAAGTGAAGGCCATTGATTGCCTGGCTGTTTGTGAG GTGGAAATTAATACTCGTAGTTTTTTCAAGGGCTATACAGAAGGTAGAAGATATAAGAACTTTTGGCCTGAGATGCTGAAGTTGAAGGATTGGCCCCCATCTGATAAGTTCGAAGACCTTTTGCCGCGCCACTGTGATGAGTTTATCAGCGCATTGCCTTTTCAAGAATATAGTGATCCCAAGGCTGGTATCCTTAACCTTGCTGTGAAATTTCCACCTAGTCTACTCAAACCAGATATGGGTCCAAAAACTTATATTGCTTATGGAACAAGAGAAGAGCTTGGTAGAGGGGACTCTGTAACCAAACTTCATTGTGATATGTCAGATGCG GTGAATATTTTGACGCACACTGCAGAGGTAGCTTTAAGTGAAGAGCAGCACACTGCCATACAGCAGCTCCAAAGGAAACATTTGGCACAGGATGAGAAAGAGCGACTCGTGCAAGAAAGGCACCCCACTGAGCAACTCGGTGACTCTAGTGGTAGCCGGAAAGCTGTGGATTTATCAAATATTGCTGAGCTAGAAAGGCACCCCTCCAACGTTAGTGAAGAACTTGACATTTTCCATGATCAGCTAAGTGGTGCTACACTCCCTTGTTTGCTCACTGAAGGTGAAACAGATGAGACGTCTGGTGCATTGTGGGATATTTTTAGGAGGGAAGATGTTTTCAAGTTAGAAGAATATCTGAGAAAGCACTCCATGGAATTCAGGCACACTTTTTGTTCCCCAGTGCAACAG GTCGTCCATCCTATTCATGACCAGTGCTTTTACTTAACATCAGAGCATAAAAAGAAGTtgaaggaggaatttg GAATTGAACCTTGGACATTTGAACAAAGAGTAGGAGAGGCCGTATTTATTCCTGCTGGTTGCCCGCACCAAGTTAGAAATCTCAAG TCATGTACAAAAGTGGCTGTAGATTTTGTCTCCCCTGAAAATGTGGAGGAGTGCCTTCGCTTAACCGAGGAGTTCAGACAGCTTCCAAAGAACCACAAGGCTAGAGAAGACAAACTTGAG ATCAAGAAAATGATAATCTATGCAATTGATGAAGCAGTTAAAGGTTTAAAAGAGCTAATATAA